A region of Maridesulfovibrio sp. DNA encodes the following proteins:
- a CDS encoding YajQ family cyclic di-GMP-binding protein — MPSFDIVSQIDTQEVDNAVNNVLKEIETRYDFRGVNTELSLNKKTNTISLVTGDEMKIKAVKDMMITHFTRRKVDPRFLDFGKVEPTSSAQLKQEVKLKEGIDKDTAKKIVKLIKASKMKVQAAIQDDQVRVTGKKLDDLQEVISLVKDSDLDMPFQFVNMKK; from the coding sequence ATGCCGTCTTTTGATATTGTCAGCCAGATCGACACTCAGGAAGTCGATAACGCTGTTAATAATGTTCTCAAAGAGATTGAAACCCGCTACGATTTCCGCGGAGTCAATACTGAGCTTTCCTTGAATAAGAAGACCAACACAATAAGTCTTGTGACCGGTGATGAGATGAAAATCAAGGCCGTGAAGGACATGATGATCACCCATTTCACCAGACGCAAGGTTGATCCCAGATTCCTTGATTTCGGTAAGGTCGAGCCTACTTCAAGTGCTCAGCTCAAGCAGGAAGTAAAGCTTAAGGAAGGTATTGATAAGGATACTGCTAAGAAAATTGTCAAATTGATCAAAGCTTCCAAGATGAAAGTGCAAGCAGCCATTCAGGATGATCAGGTTCGTGTTACCGGTAAAAAACTGGACGATCTGCAGGAGGTCATCTCGCTGGTTAAGGATTCCGATCTTGATATGCCTTTCCAGTTCGTAAATATGAAGAAATAA
- a CDS encoding STAS domain-containing protein: MILSQKRVGDFVILRIGENRVDSTNFGALQERVSSLVGEGDSKFVLDLSAVIFMDSCGLAGLIPAAYDVPVNGRFLLAGLTPRVEQVFRLTKLDTIFDIYPSIADALMS, from the coding sequence ATGATTTTGTCTCAGAAAAGGGTCGGGGACTTTGTCATTCTGCGAATTGGAGAAAATCGGGTTGACTCAACTAATTTTGGTGCATTGCAGGAACGTGTGTCTTCGCTGGTCGGTGAAGGCGACAGCAAATTTGTGCTTGATCTTTCAGCGGTGATATTCATGGATTCCTGCGGTCTTGCGGGGTTGATCCCCGCAGCATATGATGTCCCTGTAAACGGACGTTTTCTACTTGCCGGCCTGACCCCGCGCGTAGAACAGGTTTTCAGGCTTACCAAACTTGACACCATATTTGATATTTATCCATCTATTGCTGATGCCCTGATGTCCTGA
- a CDS encoding YciI family protein, whose protein sequence is MYILNINYIKSLESIDSLLEEHIKFLEKHYSEGIFIASGRKIPRSGGIIFVKNITFEKLEKIINEDPFKREGAAEYEIIQFTPTMMAEGYEILKDATS, encoded by the coding sequence ATGTACATACTGAATATAAACTATATCAAATCATTAGAAAGCATTGATTCCTTGTTGGAAGAGCACATAAAATTTCTGGAAAAACATTATAGCGAAGGTATTTTCATCGCTTCTGGCCGCAAAATTCCACGGTCAGGAGGAATCATTTTTGTGAAAAATATTACCTTCGAAAAACTTGAAAAAATAATCAATGAAGACCCCTTCAAACGAGAAGGAGCCGCTGAATACGAAATTATTCAGTTCACCCCCACTATGATGGCTGAGGGATATGAAATATTAAAGGATGCCACATCTTAA
- a CDS encoding EAL domain-containing protein, with protein sequence MIENSDKEQIPGIIFVFKVFELVYLALGRISSTTFFRVLKRSQLQVFPLIVVGAVFLCILNFPLQSVTGGLSESLRKLLEDIVNGTYGVAVLVLLCSMSYNFGVMHNKKGSGEYASPNLFVIIALSCFFILHGDINFSSFSEIASLGKGIAQAFFVASVSSYLLHKFIDFQMRIPVSGAGYDLFSREILSLIPACVAVILIFGLLKKLMLLSGFTNLQQLKQHLVFATVNFSDSEFLSGLVYTLTSQSLWFFGVHGPNCLSFFDSTLFADNIAANIAAVKAGGVPPHILTKGFIDCFALAGGSGLTLSLIIAILLKGSDSGIRRISMLALIVCVFNVNEPLLFGIPLILNPVYVIPFILTPVLTYCIAYTATLAGLVPVISSVVHWTTPALFNSYMSTGSWSGVLLQIFVISVGVGIYMPFVVIFDRVAKKQYEQGLSEVRAAALGSGRINGYKCLGLSGFEGFVARSLAHDLAYAIRREEQLYMVYQPQVDVDAGKIIGAEALLRWNHPSYGHIPPEVVVALAEDMNYIDSLSYFVLRESCAQLSVWHDRFGKDFFVSVNFTPSLFADEKLDEKVMACLHATQVPADCLEIEITESVAMSSNEWELKNLNRLRKRGVRISIDDFGMGHTSLRYLRELPIDKVKIDRSLTFGFLDDVNMHILSSILDLCQNINMKVVVEGVEDPTQLAQLREMGGTCFQGYYFSKPLSGEECMYFMGDWGRKDSKKIHAFKAMELGWT encoded by the coding sequence ATGATTGAAAATTCTGACAAAGAGCAGATTCCGGGAATAATTTTCGTTTTTAAGGTTTTTGAATTGGTCTACCTTGCCTTGGGTAGAATCTCTTCAACGACTTTTTTTCGGGTCTTGAAGCGCAGTCAGTTACAGGTATTTCCTTTGATTGTTGTCGGAGCGGTGTTTCTTTGCATTTTAAATTTTCCCCTACAAAGTGTTACCGGAGGCTTATCTGAGTCTCTCAGAAAGTTGTTGGAGGACATTGTAAACGGAACATACGGTGTTGCCGTTTTGGTCCTTCTGTGTAGTATGAGTTATAATTTCGGGGTGATGCACAATAAGAAAGGATCAGGTGAATACGCCAGTCCGAATTTATTTGTGATAATTGCCCTGTCATGCTTTTTTATTCTGCATGGCGATATTAATTTTTCAAGTTTCAGCGAAATTGCTTCCTTGGGCAAAGGAATTGCGCAGGCTTTTTTTGTGGCCTCAGTTTCCAGTTACCTGTTGCATAAATTTATTGATTTTCAAATGCGCATACCGGTTTCCGGGGCAGGATATGACCTTTTTTCAAGGGAGATTTTATCCCTTATTCCGGCATGTGTGGCGGTGATTTTGATTTTTGGTCTGCTAAAAAAACTGATGTTGTTGTCAGGGTTCACCAATCTGCAACAACTTAAGCAGCATTTGGTGTTTGCCACGGTTAATTTTTCTGATTCCGAGTTTTTAAGCGGGCTGGTATATACTTTAACTTCACAAAGTCTATGGTTTTTCGGAGTACATGGTCCAAATTGTTTGTCTTTTTTTGATAGCACTCTTTTCGCGGATAATATTGCTGCCAATATTGCTGCCGTTAAAGCCGGAGGGGTTCCTCCACATATCCTGACTAAAGGTTTTATTGATTGTTTTGCCCTGGCTGGTGGTTCCGGGCTTACTTTGAGTCTGATTATTGCAATCCTGCTTAAGGGGAGCGATTCAGGGATCAGAAGAATTTCCATGCTCGCTTTGATTGTTTGTGTCTTTAATGTGAATGAACCCCTTCTTTTCGGCATTCCGCTGATCCTGAATCCTGTTTACGTTATTCCTTTTATTCTTACCCCGGTACTGACCTATTGCATTGCCTATACGGCTACTCTTGCAGGTCTTGTTCCGGTTATTTCGAGTGTTGTGCATTGGACAACTCCGGCATTATTCAACAGTTACATGTCAACAGGTTCGTGGTCCGGAGTTTTGCTGCAGATTTTTGTTATTTCTGTAGGTGTTGGAATTTACATGCCTTTTGTGGTTATTTTCGACCGGGTAGCCAAAAAACAGTATGAGCAGGGTCTGAGTGAGGTTCGTGCCGCAGCCCTTGGCTCCGGGAGGATAAATGGCTACAAATGTCTTGGGCTGTCAGGTTTTGAAGGCTTTGTAGCCCGGTCGCTAGCACATGATCTCGCATATGCTATCAGGCGTGAAGAGCAGCTTTACATGGTATATCAGCCGCAGGTGGACGTTGACGCCGGTAAGATTATAGGTGCTGAAGCTCTTTTGCGCTGGAATCACCCTTCATACGGTCACATCCCCCCAGAGGTGGTTGTCGCACTTGCTGAAGACATGAATTATATTGATAGCCTGAGTTATTTTGTCCTCAGAGAGTCATGCGCACAGCTTAGTGTCTGGCATGACAGATTCGGTAAAGATTTTTTTGTTTCAGTTAATTTTACACCGTCTCTTTTTGCCGATGAAAAACTTGACGAAAAAGTTATGGCCTGCCTGCATGCGACGCAGGTCCCTGCAGATTGCCTTGAAATTGAGATTACTGAGTCTGTTGCCATGTCGTCCAATGAATGGGAGCTTAAAAATTTAAACAGGCTTCGTAAGCGGGGAGTCCGCATCTCCATTGACGATTTTGGTATGGGGCACACTTCGCTGCGTTATCTGCGTGAACTGCCTATTGATAAAGTAAAAATAGACCGTTCTCTGACATTCGGTTTTCTGGATGATGTTAACATGCATATTTTGTCCAGCATTCTTGATCTTTGCCAGAACATTAATATGAAAGTTGTTGTTGAAGGCGTTGAGGATCCGACTCAGTTGGCGCAGTTGCGGGAGATGGGGGGGACGTGTTTTCAGGGGTACTATTTCAGTAAACCCCTTTCCGGTGAAGAATGTATGTATTTCATGGGAGATTGGGGGCGCAAGGACAGCAAGAAGATACATGCATTTAAGGCCATGGAATTGGGTTGGACCTGA
- the nhaB gene encoding sodium/proton antiporter NhaB, with protein MPQSLAKTFVNTFLGHAPMWYKLAILAFLIINPVIMATIGPFVAGWVLIAEFIFTLTMALKCYPLPAGGLLAMEAVLIGLTNPETIYHEAHHNFEVILLLIFMVAGIHFMKDFLQFTFTRILVNVRSKMLISLLFCFAGAFLSAFLDALTVTAVIIAVALGFYSVYHKYVSSGADTGSHSLDSDLHLKEKNREELKEFRGFLRNLMMHGAVGTALGGVCTLVGEPQNLLIGSEMGWHFIPFAVNVAPVTMPVFAIGLLTCMLVEQFKICGYGFTLPGNIRSFLFEEAMRQEEKQGQAGRLRLIIQAIIGVWLILALAFHLAAVGIVGLSIIVLLTAFTGVIEESRIGPAFEEALPFTALLVVFFSVVAVIHSQELFKPIISYVLSLQGQAQLMAYYIANGLLSAISDNVFVATVYISETKMHFVHLLDAIPGIGMSGQALMDKLTDPHAVRADVIAALPQAAATQVHAAMHQFDKLAVAINTGTNIPSVATPNGQAAFLFLLTSALAPVIRLSYGRMVLLALPYTLTMSITGLLAVDWFL; from the coding sequence ATGCCCCAATCATTAGCAAAAACTTTTGTGAATACCTTTCTGGGCCATGCCCCGATGTGGTATAAACTGGCCATTCTGGCCTTCCTGATCATTAACCCTGTAATTATGGCAACCATAGGACCTTTCGTTGCAGGCTGGGTTCTTATTGCCGAATTTATCTTTACCCTGACCATGGCATTGAAATGCTACCCCCTTCCGGCAGGCGGACTGCTGGCAATGGAAGCTGTACTTATCGGACTGACCAACCCGGAAACCATCTATCATGAAGCCCACCACAACTTTGAAGTAATCCTTCTGCTGATTTTCATGGTCGCAGGTATCCACTTCATGAAAGACTTCCTGCAGTTCACCTTTACCCGCATTCTGGTTAATGTGCGTTCTAAAATGCTTATCTCACTGCTCTTCTGCTTTGCAGGAGCATTCCTTTCAGCATTTCTTGATGCGCTGACTGTTACCGCGGTCATTATCGCCGTAGCGCTGGGTTTTTACAGCGTATATCATAAGTATGTTTCCAGTGGCGCGGATACAGGCTCTCACAGCCTTGATTCAGACCTGCACCTTAAAGAAAAAAACCGCGAAGAGCTTAAAGAATTCCGAGGATTTCTTCGCAACCTGATGATGCACGGCGCTGTGGGTACTGCTCTCGGTGGTGTATGCACCCTCGTTGGCGAACCTCAGAACCTGCTTATCGGCAGCGAAATGGGCTGGCATTTTATTCCCTTTGCAGTCAATGTAGCCCCGGTAACCATGCCTGTTTTTGCTATCGGCCTGCTGACCTGCATGCTCGTTGAGCAGTTCAAAATCTGCGGATACGGCTTTACCCTGCCCGGCAACATTCGCTCATTCCTTTTTGAAGAAGCCATGCGTCAGGAAGAAAAACAGGGGCAAGCCGGTCGTTTAAGACTGATCATCCAGGCCATCATAGGTGTCTGGCTTATCCTTGCATTGGCCTTCCACCTCGCTGCAGTCGGTATTGTCGGTCTTTCCATCATCGTATTGCTGACTGCTTTCACCGGGGTTATCGAAGAAAGCCGTATCGGCCCCGCATTTGAAGAAGCCCTGCCTTTTACCGCATTGCTGGTTGTATTCTTCTCCGTGGTTGCCGTCATCCACTCTCAGGAACTGTTCAAGCCGATTATTTCATACGTACTCAGCTTGCAGGGACAAGCCCAGCTTATGGCTTACTACATCGCAAACGGATTACTATCTGCCATCTCTGACAACGTATTCGTTGCAACTGTCTACATTTCGGAAACCAAAATGCATTTCGTACATTTACTTGATGCCATCCCCGGAATCGGTATGAGCGGACAAGCCCTCATGGACAAACTGACAGACCCACACGCTGTACGTGCCGACGTTATCGCCGCACTGCCCCAAGCCGCTGCAACTCAAGTCCACGCAGCCATGCACCAATTTGACAAACTTGCTGTTGCCATCAACACAGGTACCAACATTCCATCTGTGGCAACACCCAACGGACAGGCAGCTTTCCTCTTTCTGCTGACAAGTGCTCTTGCCCCGGTCATCAGGCTTTCATACGGCAGAATGGTCTTGCTGGCACTTCCCTACACCCTGACCATGTCCATCACCGGCCTTCTGGCAGTTGACTGGTTTCTATAG
- the tsaA gene encoding tRNA (N6-threonylcarbamoyladenosine(37)-N6)-methyltransferase TrmO: MNTTLKIIGNISSTIKTRKDAPKQGNEGGVEAVVEINEEYRESMDGLNVGNEILLFTWLHEADRNCQKVHPRGKESRPKRGVFSTRSPDRPNPIGLHPVTITEINGCKIKVRPMEAIDGTPLVDIKINQR, translated from the coding sequence ATGAATACAACTCTCAAAATTATAGGAAACATAAGCTCCACGATAAAGACACGCAAAGATGCCCCCAAGCAGGGAAATGAAGGTGGGGTGGAAGCGGTGGTGGAGATCAATGAAGAATATCGTGAATCAATGGACGGATTGAATGTGGGAAATGAAATCCTGCTCTTCACATGGCTGCACGAAGCAGACCGCAACTGCCAAAAGGTTCACCCACGTGGAAAAGAATCTCGCCCTAAACGGGGTGTATTCTCCACCCGCTCGCCGGACAGGCCCAATCCCATAGGCCTGCATCCAGTTACCATCACAGAAATAAACGGATGCAAAATAAAAGTCCGCCCTATGGAAGCCATAGACGGAACACCGCTTGTGGACATAAAAATAAACCAGCGCTAA
- the infA gene encoding translation initiation factor IF-1, with protein sequence MAKEEGIAVNGIVEEALPNAMFRVELENGHEVLAHISGKMRKFRIRVMPGDKVTVELSPYDLTRGRITYRPR encoded by the coding sequence TTGGCTAAAGAAGAAGGCATTGCAGTAAACGGTATTGTAGAAGAAGCTCTCCCCAACGCTATGTTTCGTGTAGAGCTTGAAAACGGTCATGAGGTTCTGGCTCACATCTCCGGCAAGATGCGTAAATTCCGCATCAGGGTTATGCCCGGTGACAAGGTAACGGTTGAGCTCTCTCCTTACGATCTCACTCGCGGCAGAATTACTTACCGTCCCCGGTAG
- a CDS encoding RNA-binding protein — MSKNIYVGNLPWNSSEEDVRAAFEEFGEVISVKLINDRETGRPRGFGFVEMEDEGAIQAIENLDGTDFGGRNLKVNEARPREPRPRRW; from the coding sequence ATGTCGAAGAACATTTACGTGGGCAATCTTCCCTGGAACTCTTCCGAGGAAGATGTAAGGGCAGCTTTTGAAGAATTTGGTGAAGTTATTTCTGTTAAACTCATCAATGACCGTGAAACCGGCCGCCCCCGTGGATTCGGTTTTGTTGAAATGGAAGATGAAGGCGCTATTCAGGCTATTGAAAATCTTGATGGTACTGACTTTGGCGGCCGTAATCTGAAAGTAAACGAAGCCCGTCCCCGTGAACCACGTCCCAGACGCTGGTAA
- the ilvC gene encoding ketol-acid reductoisomerase, protein MKVYYENDADLNLLKDKTVAIIGYGSQGHAHAQNLRDSGVKVVVGQRPGSANYELAKEHGFEPVSAAEAAAQADLIMILLPDQVQAEIYKADIAPNLKPGNILAFGHGFNIHFEQITPPADVDVIMAAPKGPGHLVRRTYTEGGAVPAIIAVDQDASGKAFDIALAYAKGIGATRSGVLQTTFREETETDLFGEQAVLCGGLSELIKAGFETLVEAGYQPEIAYFECLHECKLIIDLIYEGGLAKMRNSISDTAEYGDLTRGPRVINAESRKEMKKILKEIQQGEFAREFIAENMTGKAHFSAMRRIGKEHQIEQVGGELRKMMSWLKK, encoded by the coding sequence ATGAAAGTTTATTATGAAAATGATGCTGATCTTAATCTGCTTAAAGATAAGACAGTTGCCATTATCGGTTACGGTAGTCAGGGTCATGCCCACGCACAGAACCTCCGTGATTCCGGTGTTAAAGTTGTTGTTGGTCAGCGTCCCGGCAGTGCAAACTACGAGCTTGCCAAAGAGCACGGTTTTGAACCCGTAAGTGCTGCTGAAGCTGCCGCACAGGCCGATCTCATTATGATCCTCCTGCCCGACCAGGTTCAGGCAGAAATCTACAAAGCTGACATCGCGCCCAACCTGAAGCCCGGTAATATCCTTGCTTTCGGACACGGTTTCAACATTCATTTCGAACAGATTACTCCTCCTGCAGACGTTGATGTAATCATGGCTGCTCCCAAAGGCCCCGGCCATCTCGTACGCCGTACCTACACCGAAGGCGGAGCTGTTCCTGCAATCATCGCTGTAGATCAGGATGCTTCCGGCAAGGCTTTTGATATCGCTCTTGCTTACGCAAAAGGCATCGGTGCAACCCGTTCCGGCGTTCTGCAGACTACTTTCCGTGAAGAAACCGAAACCGACCTTTTCGGTGAACAGGCTGTTCTTTGCGGCGGTCTTTCCGAACTGATCAAAGCTGGCTTCGAAACTCTCGTAGAAGCAGGTTACCAGCCCGAAATTGCTTATTTTGAGTGTCTGCACGAATGCAAGCTGATCATCGACCTCATTTATGAAGGTGGTCTGGCTAAGATGCGTAATTCCATTTCCGATACCGCTGAGTACGGTGATCTCACCCGCGGTCCCCGCGTAATCAATGCAGAAAGCCGCAAAGAAATGAAGAAGATCCTCAAGGAAATCCAGCAGGGTGAATTCGCTAGGGAATTCATTGCTGAGAACATGACCGGTAAGGCTCACTTCAGCGCTATGCGCCGCATCGGTAAAGAACACCAGATCGAGCAGGTCGGTGGTGAACTCCGCAAAATGATGAGCTGGCTCAAAAAATAA